The Syntrophales bacterium region TGCCGGATGCCCCGTTCGATCCGGAGGGGGTGCTGTGCATTGGTCCGAAGGAACTGGACCTTCTCGATGCGCGCTTCCCCCACCGGATTTCCGTCCGGGCGGCCGCGGCGAGCCGCCTGCCGCCGGAGTTTTTCCTGTCGGGCCAGCACCTCGGACCGCAGGACTCCTTCCTCTTCATCGGCCAGGGATGCGTCAACGGCTGCTCCTACTGCAACATCCGCCGCGCGAAGGGCGGCCTGGCCAGCGTGCCCGTCGATTCGATCCTCTCCCGGGCCCGGCGCGGGCTCGAACAGGGCGTGCGCGATTTCGCCCTGCTGGCGGACGACTGCGGCAGTTACGGCCGGGACGTCGGGAGCGATCTGGTCGATCTTGCCGGACGTCTCCTCGGGCTGGACGGCGGCCTGACGCTCAAGCTTAGCTACGTGTTTCCGGCTTTCGTGGAGGAGCGCTTCGACGATCTGGCTCCCCTCTTCGCCACCGGTCGTATCCGCTACGCCAACATCCCGCTCCAGTCGGGCTCGCAGCGCATCCTGGGCCTGATGAACCGGCGCTATCCGATCGGCCGGGTCGTGGAGCGCGTGCAGCGGCTCCGGGAGATCGCCCCCGGGTCCCTCCTCTGCACGCACGTCCTCGTCAACTTTCCCACGGAGACCCGGGAGGACTTCCGGGCGTCCCTCGCCCTGGCGGACGCCTTCAACGACACGTACTTTCTCCACTATTCGGACAACCGGGGGACCCCGGCGGCCCTGCTGGAGCCGAAGGTCCAGACGGAGGAGGCGCTGTGGCGGCTGGACGCCGCCGCGGACTACGTAAACGCCCGGGGGAGGGGGGTGGTGATCCGGGATTTCGACTGCGACCTGCCCTACAACCTCAGCCGGGATCGGGGTGCCTGACATGGCCCTGCCGCTCATCAAAGTCGTCCAGCTCACCCTCACCAACCGCTGCCAACTGAACTGCGGGCACTGCGGGGTGGCGGAGCTCCGGAGCGTCATGCCCGGCGAGCTGACCCTGGAGCAGATCGACGACGTCTTCCGGGACCTCCGGCTGGCGGGCTGCCTGGTGGTGGACCTCTTCGGCGGCGAGCCGACGCTCCGGAAGGACCTGTTCGAGATCATCCGGCGCGGGAAGTCCTCCGGATTCATGATGTCCCTGGAGACGAACGGCTGGCTCCTGGACGGGGCCTTTGTCCGGGGACTGGAAGCGGCGGGCCTGGACCAGATCTACCTCAGCCTGGACGATTATCGCCCGGAAGAGCACGACCGGCGGAGAGGGAGGGCGGGGAGCTTCGAGCGGGCCGTCCGGGCGCTGGAGCTGGGTGCGGCGACCTCCATGGCCGTGCATGTCTCCATCGTGCCGCAGACGGCCGAATTCTTCACCGGCGGCGACATGAACCGGTTCATGGCCTTCGTCCTTGAGAAGGGAGCCGGGAAGGTGCGGCTCCTCCTGCCCCGCTTTTCCGGCCGGTCGGCCCGTCCCGACGGATCCCCCTTTGCCGCGCGCCGGGAGCGGGATCTCTTCGCCTGCATCGCCCCGGAGTACGCCCCCCACATTTATGTTCACACGCCGGGGACGCCGGTGGGGGAGACGAACAAGTGCACGGCCAAGAACATCTTCTGCCACATCATGAGCAACGGCTGGATCGCCCCCTGCCCGTACCTTCCCCTCGTATTCGGCGACGCGACGCGCGAGTCCGTGGTGGAGGTGTTCGAGCGGATGCAGTCCCATCCGCTGGTCCGGCTGGGCGGGGACACCTGCCCGATGCGGAACCCCGACTACATCGAGGAGCACATCCGGCCCATGGGCCCGGGGCGCCCCTTCTATCCCATCGCCTCGGAAAACCAGGTGAACCTTGGCGCCCCCTGCCCGCCGGACTGCCGCGGCTGCGATGCCGCCGGAAGGCCGTCGCGCAGGCCCGCCGAGGCGGTGATCCGCGACCTTCAGGCCGTGGACCCGAACTACCGGAGCATCGAGTTCTACGGCGGGGACGCGCTACTCCGGGCCGATCTGATCGGCATCCTCGGCAGGGTTCCCTCCGGTGCGGACATCCGCCTCTGGACGACGGGAAGCTGGCTGCCGGAGGATCCGGGGTTCCGGGAACGGCTGCGCTCCTTTCCCGTCCGCGCCATCCGGGTGATGATGCCTCTGGACGATGCGGGGACGCCGGGTGGCCTTGGGGGCGCCCTGGGACGGATCCGGTCCGTTCAGGGGCTGGGCATCCCCGTCCATCTGTACATGCCCGCCGACGCCCCGGCGGAGCTGCACCGGGTGATGGCCGAAAACGCGGTCCGTCTGGGGGTGGAACGGATCTATCTCTTTCAACGCGATCCGGCGGCGCCGCTGCCGAACGCGGCCGCCTGTTTCGGCAGGGCCTTGGGCCGGGCGCGGCTGGCCTGGACCGCCCGCCCCCCGGCATAGGTCAAATGCATTTAGGGGATGGAAATGGAAGAATGCCTTGCCTTCCTGGGCGGTGGAACGGCTCGAATTTACGGGACGATGCCTGATCGTGATCCAGGCGGGGGGAGTTTTTCGTTGTGTTTTGGAAGACGGATAGGTATACGGCCATACTGATCGTCCGGAAACACCCGGCCTTCGCGTAGAGGGATCATCGGCGGGGGCCGCAGGAATCCACGCTGGGAGGGAAGGTTCCGAAATGCAGGAAATCTTGACGGCCGTCACCTACCTGGTGGTCTGGCTCCTCTGTGAGCGGGTCATCGGGATCGAGAGCGGGCTGGTGAACCTGATCATCTCGCTGGGGGCGGCCGTGGGCGTTTATGTCTTCATCGCCGTCCGGGAACACCGCAAGAAGAAGGAAAGCGGAGACCAATAGCAGACGCAAGCGGATCCGGAACGACCCGGCGGGCCTCCTTATTCTTTGACGGGAGAAGCTCCCCGGCCATTGACCGGACGCTCCGTATGCGGGTCCATCCACAGCCGGTGTCGCGGACCCGCCGCATCAATCCCCCATCACGAGCACCTTCGCCCCCCGGATCTTTCCTTCCTTCAATTCCACCAGAGCGCGGTTCGCCTCCGCCAGGGGATACGCCTGCACCTCCGGCCGGATGGGAATCTCCGCCGCCATGGCCAGGAATTCCGAGATGTCCCGCCGGGCCACGTTGGCCACGCTTTTGATCTCCTTCTCCATCCAGAGATGCTCGGGATAATGGAGAGCGAGGAGAGCCGTTTTGTCACCCTCCTCCTTGCGGATCGCGTTGATCACCAGGCGGCCTCCCGGGGCCAGGTTTCTCATGGCCTCCACGACGGGCCTCCAGGCCGGCGTCGTGTCGATGACGGCGTCGAGCCTCTCCGGGGCTGTATCGGCGGTATCCCCCGCCCAGACGGCGCCCAGTTCCCGGGCGAAGGCCCGCTCCCGATCGCTCCGGGCGAAGACGAAGACGGGCGTGTCGGGGAAGCGGTGCCGCACCAGCCGCAGCACCAGGTGGGCCGAGGCGCCGAATCCCGTCAGGCCGAGGCGTTGTCCGTTCCGCAGGCCCGTCAGCCGGAGGGACCGCCAGCCGATGGCCCCGGCGCACAGGAGCGGAGCCGCCTCGACGTCGGTAAAGGCCGGCGGCAGGGGATGGACGAAGGCCTCCGGAACGGTCATGTATTCCGCGTACCCTCCATCCGTGTCCCGTCCCGTCGCCTCGAAGCCCGGGCATAGATTTTCGTTTCCCTCCAGGCAGAACGAGCAGCGGCCGCAGGCCCGGTAGATCCAGCCGACACCGACCCGTTCTCCGGCTGGAAACCGCTCCGCCCCGCGTCCGTGCCCGACGACCCGGCCGACCACCTGGTGGCCCGGGATGACGGGGAAGCGGGGCGGCGTCGTCCGGCCTTCGATCTCGTCCAGTTCCGTGTGGCAGACGCCGCAGGCGGAGACCCTGAGAAGGACCTCCCCGTCGCCCGGCTCCGGATGGGGTACATCTGCGGGCTCCAGGGGCGCGGGGTTCTCCCGAAGACTGGATATGCCCTTCAGGATCATCGCCTTCATGGGAGTTTCTCTACTTTCCTTTCTTCATGGCCAGCTTGATGGCTGTGAACAGCCCCTTTTCCCGGATGGCCTTCGCGGCGATCCCCCCGGGGGTGATCTCGAAGAACTTCTCCCCGTAGTGGGCGAGCCTGTCCTCGTCCAGAACGATGCCGAGGCCGGGTCCCTTCGGGAGTTCCACGGTGCCTTCGGGCGAGACCCGGATCGGCTCCGCCAGGATCCCGTCCCGGTACTCGGGGATCCAGGCGGGCGGTTCGTAAGGGTACTCGAGGGGGTGCTTCCGGGGGCTCGCGGCATAAAGATGCAGATTGATGAGGAAGCCGAGGCCGTTCGTCCAGGTGTGGGGGCTGAAGTCCAGTCCCTGAGCCATGCAGGCGTCCAGGACCTTCTTCGAGTCGCCGATGCCGCCGCCCATGGTGGCGTCGGGCTGGTAGATGTCGAAACTCCCCTTTTCCAGCATGATCCTGTACTCCTGCCAGCCGGCGTTGAGCTCCGCCCCGGCAATGGGGACGAGCGCCAACCGGCGGAGCTCCGCCAGCTCGTCCCAGGCGTACATGTCCAGGGGCTCCTCAAGCCAGGAGACGTTCAGGTCCTTGCAGGCCCGGGCGAACCCGGTCGCCCGCTCGAGATCCCAGATCGGCGGCTTTTCGATGATCGTGACAGGCCAGCCCTGGTTGGCGTCGACTCCGATTTCCATTGTGTCGCCGACCGCCCGGCGAACCGCCTCCACCTGGGCGATGTCCTCCTGGATCGTGGCGCTGTGGACCCGGAGCTTCACCGTCCGGAAACCCATCTCCCGGAGACGGAGCACCTCCCCGGCCCGCTGTGCCGGTGGATGGACCTCGCCGGTGGAGGCGTAAACGGGGACGGGCCGGTCATCTGTGCCGCCCAGGAGCGCCCACACGGGCTTTCCCTCCGCCTTGCCCCGGATGTCCCAGCAGGCCGCCTCGATCCAGTAGTTCCGCCAGCCCAGGTAGCCGACCTCCCGGAGCCGCCGCCGGACGAGGTCGATGTCCGTCGGGTCCAGGCCGATCAGGTACGGCCCGATGAGGCCGCCCAGGCCTTCCCGCTCCCGCTCGAAGGCCATGCCCGCCGCCAGGCCCTGGAGCCCCCCGTCGGTGGTGAGGCGGATCAGGGTGAAGCGGTTCACCGTCTGTGGATAGCCGGGGATCCAGGACGGCCAGAAGGGCTTGGGAAGGGGAACGGCGACGTGAAAGAGCTCAATGCGGTCGATTTTCATGGCAGCCTCCTTTTTCTGCGGAGAGATTGTAATCATGCTCCGGCCTGAACGGCCGTTGCGCAAAGGGTCGAAAACCGGGGACGGGCCGGTCAGGCGATGCGCCCGATCAGTTCCGCCAACTCCTCCCGGCTGAACCGGTAGACGGTCCGGCAGAACTGGCAACTCACCTCGGCCTCTCCCCGCTCCTCCAGCATTTCTTTCAGCTCCTGAACTCCCAGGCTGACCAGCACCCGTTCGATCCGGCTGCGGCTGCAGGAGCACCGGAGCGTCAGGGGCTGCGTCTCCAGGATGCGGAACGGGATGTCGGAGAAGATGTCCCGGAGCAGGTCTTCCGGTGTCTTTCCCTGCCTGAGCAGGGTGGTTACGGGGGGCATCGCCTCCAGGCGGGAGGCGATGCGCTCCACCGCGTCCGGATCCGGCGGGGGGAGCGACTGGACCAGGAATCCCCCGGCGGCCGACACGCGGCCGTCGGCCTCCACGTACGTGCCCAGGGCAACGGCGGAGGGGATCTGCTCCGAATCGAGGAGGTAGTGGGCGATGTCCTGGGCGATCTCGCCGGAGCAGAGGCGGACGATCCCCTGGTAGGGTTCCTTCAGGCCGAGGTCTTTCAGGACCGTCAGGAAACCGTTTGTTCCCAGGGCCCCGGAGACGTCCAGCTTGCCTTCCCGGTCCGGCACATCGGCGCCCGGATTCTGGACGTATCCCCGGACATGACCGTTCCGTTCGGCCTCCGCCACGATCCTGCCCAGCGGGCCTTCGGCCTCGAACTTCAGGGCCACGCTCTGTCCTTCCTTGAGAAGGGAGGCCAGGAGCGCCCCGCCGGTGAGGGCCCGTCCAAGGGCGGCGGCGGCGACGGGAGAGGCCCCGTGACGGCCGGCGGAGCGGGCGGCCGGTTCCGTGGTGTCGCAGGCCAGGGCCAGAATTGCGCCGTCTTCGGAAATGGCCCGGACCAGGCGGCTCCCTGCAGGTTCCTTTTGTATAGATGATTTTGTCATGATTTCCGCCGTGGCGGCAATGGGCGTTTCGCGTCTCTCCGGGGGCTTCCGCGGGCGGCCGCCGCGCCTCGGGGATGTAACAAAAAAACCTTTATGTTGCAAGTGGTTGTTCTTCTTCGGGGGGTGTGTATCCGGGTTCCCCGGAGGGGTGAAATCGACTTGACAGAACGCCCTAATCATGGTAGCGGCACCGACGGTTCAGCCCCCATCAACAGGTGGCTGGGTGTCAAGCATGTTCTCTCAATAAGGTCCGCATTCCCGCCCATTTCAGATTCAGGATCTTCCCCGGGCGCGATGACGGGACGGACGCAAACATTCTGAGATATCCCGAGGTGGTGTCCAGTGGCTCAATCAAATGAAAAAATCGGTGCGGTCATGGTGGTGGGATCCGGTATCGCCGGCATTCAGGCGTCCCTGGATCTGGCGAACTCAGGCCTGAAGGTCTACCTGGTGGAAAAAGGGATCAGTATCGGCGGCGTCATGGCACAGCTGGACAAGACCTTTCCCACCAACGACTGTTCCGCCTGCATCCTCTCCCCGAAACTGGTGGAAGTAGGCCGCCATCCCAACGTGGAGATCCTCACCCGGCGGACCGTGGAATCCGTCGAGGGCGAACCGGGCCACTTCAAGGTCCGAATGACGAAGGCGCCGCGCTTCATCGACCTCTCCAAGTGCACCGGCTGCGGCGACTGCGCCAACGTCTGCCCCATCTCGGTACCCTCCGACTTCAACGAGAACCTGAGCGAGCGGAAAGCCACCTACCGGCATTTCCCCCAGGCCATTCCCAGCGGCTTCGCCATCGACAAGCTCGGCACCTCCCCCTGCAAGGCGAGTTGCCCGACCCACATCAGCGTCCAGGGGTATGTCGCCCTCATCGCTACGGGGAAATTCAAGGAAGCCCTGAAGCTCATCAAGAAGGACAACCCGTTCCCCATCGTATGCGGCCGGGTCTGCAACCACCCCTGCGAGACGGCCTGCATGCGCGGCAAGGTTGATGAGCCCATCGACATCATGCACCTGAAGCGCTTCGTCGCCGACCTGGACCTGAAGGACGAGACCCGCTACATCCCCGAGAAGAAGGAGAGCAAGGGGAAGAAGGTGGCCATCGTCGGCGCCGGGCCCGCGGGCCTCACCTGCGCCTACTACCTGGCTGCCGAAGGCTACGACTGCGAGGTCTTCGAGTCCCTGCCCGTGGCGGGCGGCTGGCTGGCGGTCGGCATTCCCGAGTACCGTCTCCCCAAGGACGTCCTGAAGGCCGAGATCAAGGTCATCGAGGACCTGGGGGTCAAGATCCATCTGAACAGGCCTGTGGGCAAGGATCTCCCCTTCGCCCAGCTCCAGAAGGACTTCGATGCCGTCTTCATCGGCTGCGGCACCGTCAACAGCAGCAAGCTGAACATCCCCGGGGAGGACATGCAGGGCGTCATCCACGGCGTGGATTACCTGAAGCGGGTGAACCTGGGCGAGAAGGTCTTCCTGGGCGACAAGGTCGCCGTCGTCGGCGGCGGGAACGTGGCCATGGACGCCGTCCGGACGGCCATCCGTACGGGCTCGAAAGACGTCTTCATCCTCTACCGCCGGTCCCGGGCTGAAATGCCCGCTTCTCCGGAGGAGATCGAGGAGGCCTTGGAAGAGGGCATCAAGATGGAATTCCTCGTGGCCCCCAAGCGGGTCGTCGGGGAGAACGGAAAGGTGACGGGCATCGAGTGCACCCGGATGGAACTGGGCGAGCCCGACGCCAGCGGCCGTCGGCGCCCCATCGAGATCAAGGGCTCCGAGTTCGTCGTTCCCTGCGATGCCCTGATCCCGGCCATCGGCCAGGAGGCGGACCTTGATTTCGTTCCCGCCGAGAGCGGCATCTCCATCAACAAGTGGAAAAACTTCGACGTCGACGCGGTCACCTTCGCGACGAACGTCCCCGGTGTCTTCGCCGGCGGCGACGTGGTCACGGGACCCCAGACGGTCGTCAAGGCCGTCTTCGCCGGGAAGGAAGCGGCCGTGTCCATCGACCGGTATCTCCAGGGCGAGGACATGGCAGCCGGACGGGCGAAGGACTGGACGAAAGATCTGGCCGACAAGGCCGACGTGAGCGCCGTTCCGAAGGCTCCCCGGGCGAAATATCCGCACATGAAGCCGGACGAGCGGAGGACCAATTTCCAGGAAGTCGGCATCGGCTTCGGCGAGGAAGAGGCCGTCCGCGAGGCCCAGCGCTGCCTGGCCTGCGGCATCTGCTCCGAGTGCTATCAGTGCGTCGACGCCTGTATCGCGAAGGCGATCAACCATGACGATACCTTCGAGGAAGAGACCATCGAGGTCGGGGCCGTCATCGCTGCCCCGGGCTTCGAGACCTTTGATGCATCCATCCGCGGCGAGTATGGATTCGGCACCTACGCCAACGTTGTGACGGCGATCCAGTTCGAGCGCATCCTCTCCGCGTCGGGTCCCTACTTCGGACACGTCCAGCGCATCTCCGACGGCAAGGAGCCCCGGAAGATCGCCTTCATCCAGTGCGTGGGCTCCCGGGACACCTCCTGCGGCAACAGCTGGTGCTCCTCCGTTTGCTGCATGTATGCCACGAAGGAGGCCATCATCGGCAAGGAGCACGCCAAGGACCTGGAGCCGACCATCTTCTTCATGGACATCCGGGCCCACGGCAAGGACTTCGACCGGTTCGTCAACCGGGCGAAGAACGAGTACGGGATCCGTTACGTCCGCTCCATGCCCTCCAGCGTGAAGGAACTCCAGCAGTCCAAGAACCTGCTGATGAAATACGTGACCGAGGACGGCAAGCTTGTCGAGGAAGAGTTTGAAATGGTGGTCCTCTCGGTCGGTCTGACGCCTCCCCCGGAGGCGGCGAAACTTGCCAAGGCTCTGGGAATCAATCTCGAAGAGCACGGCTTCTGCCAGACCGCCCTCGATAACCCCGTTCAGACCAGCCGGAGTGGCGTCTTCGTCTGCGGCGCCTTCGGCGGGCCCAAGGACATTCCCGAGACGGTCATGGAGGCGTCGAGCGCCGCGGCCTGCGCCGCCGGCCTCCTGTCGGAGCGCCGGGGTACGATGATCACCGAGGAGGAACTTCCCCTGGAGTCGGATATCCGCGGGGTCGGCCCCCGGACGGGCGTTTTTGTCTGCCACTGCGGCATCAACATCGGCGGCGTGGTCAACGTTCCGGAGGTCGTCGAGTACGCCAAGAGCCTGCCCAACGTGGTCTTTGCCACGGACAACCTCTTCACCTGCTCCCAGGATACAGCCGTGAAAATGGGCGAGGTCATCAAGGAGCAGAACCTGACCCGCGTCGTCGTCGCCTCCTGCTCCCCCCGGACCCACGAGGGGCTCTTCCAGGAGAACTGCGAGAAGGCGGGACTCAACCGCTACCTCTTCGAGATGGCGAACATCCGGGACCAGGATTCTTGGGTTCACATGCACGAGCCCGAGGCGGCCACCGAGAAGGCCAAGGACCTGGTGAGGATGTCCATCGCCAAGGCCCAGTTCCTTAAGCCCCTGAAGCCGGGTCAGCTGAACGTCAACAAGAACGTCCTCATCATCGGCGGCGGGCTGGCGGGCATCACGGCGGCCCTCTCTTTCGCGGACCAGGGATTCAAGTCCTACATCGTAGAGAAGAAACCGTCCCTCGGCGGCAACTATGCAAACCTTTACTTCACCCTCGAAGGCCTGGATACGAAGAAGCACCTGACGGGCCTGATCGATCGCGTGAAGAAGAACGACCTGATCACGGTCTTCACGGGAACGGAAATCGCGAAGATCGAGGGCTTCATCGGCAACTACAAGACCACCGTCAAGACGAAGGACGGGGAAGAGCAGTTCGAGCACGGAGTGGTCATCGTGGCCACCGGCGGGTACGAGCTGGAGACGAAAGAGTACCTCTACGGCCAGTCGGACCGCGTCCTGACCCAGCGGGAGCTCGAGAAGCTGATCGCCGAGAAGGATGCCAAGGCGGCGGCGGCCAAGAGCGTCACCATGATCCAGTGCGTTGGTTCCCGCATCCCCGAGCGGCCTTACTGCAGCCGCTACTGCTGCTCCGAGGCGATCAAGAACGCCCTGAAGCTCAAGGAAGCGGACCCGGAGAAGGACGTCACGATTCTCTATCGCGACATCCGGACCTTCGGCCTCAAGGAGGACTACTACAAGAAGGCCCGCGAGCTGAACGTCAAGTTCGTCCGCTACGATGAGGACCGGAAGCCCGAGGTCAGGACCGAGGGTGACAAGGTGGTGATCCGCCTGCTCGACCCCATCCTCAACGAGACGGTGGAGTTCAAGACGGATCTCCTGGCCCTCAGCGTCGGTACCGTTCCGAACCCGGAGAACGAGGAAATCGGAAAGATGCTGAAGGTGCCGACCAACCAGGACGGGTTCTTCCTGGAGGCCCACGTGAAGCTCCGTCCGGTCGATTTCGCCACCGACGGCGTCTTCATGTGCGGCATGTCCCACGCGCCGAAACTGAGCGAGGACTCCATCGTCCAGGCCAACGCGGCGGTCTCCCGGGCCTGCACGATCCTCACGAAGGACTTCATCGAGGCCGAGGGCAAGACGGCCTATGTCAACAAGGAGCGGTGCGCCGCCTGTGGGCTCTGCGAGGTCAACTGCCCCTTCAGGGCCATTGCCGTGGACCTCGCCGAGGGGTGCGCGGTGGTCAACACCGTCCTCTGCAAGGGCTGCGGGGTCTGCACAGCCTCCTGCCGCATGAACGCCGTGGACCTGAACGGCTTCAACAACGAGGAAGTGCTGGCGCAGATCGCTGCCATGTAGCGCGATAGCAAGGATTGAATCCCAATAGAAACGGAGCCGATATGTCTGGACAAGAAGCCAAGGGAAACTGGGAGCCGAAAATCGTGGCCATCGTCTGCAACTGGTGCACCTACGCCGGGGCGGACCTGGCCGGGATCAGCCGGATCCAGTATCCCCCGAACGTTCGCATCATCCGCGTCCCCTGCACGGGACGGATCAATCCCTTTTACGTCGTGAAGGCCCTCCAGGAAGGGGCCGACGGCGTTCTGATTTCCGGCTGCCACCCCGGGGAATGCCACTACCTGACGGGCAACCTCTCGGCCCGGCGGAAATTCGCCGCGCTGAAACGTTTCCTTTCCTACATCGGCGTGGAGGGAGACCGGACGATCTTCACCTGGGTGTCCGCCTCCGAAGGGGAGCGGTTCGCCAAGGTCATCAAGGGAGTGACGGAGCGGGTGACCTCCCTCGGTCCGGCGAACAAGCTGGTGAAGAAACTCTAAGCCGCGCGGGCCGTCCCGGATGATCTGGAGATCCATATCCGGAACGGTTGTGCGGGGCTCAGGGTGCCAGACATCATTTCGTATATAACTCGAAGACGAGGACTCGAACAAAGTGGAAAACATTCAGAAAAAGCTGCGGGAAGAGGCAGGCAGGCTCCTGGAGGAGAAGAAGGTGGATGTCATCGTCGGCTACGAAGCGGGAACACTGCCCGCAACGGCGACCCCCTGCTTCATCACCCTCCCGGAAGAAGCCCAGAAGCTGGTGTGGAACTCCTTCTGCACCCAGAACCTCGCCAAGTTCGTCCACGACCTGATCTCCCAGCACCGCAACGCACAGAAGCGGGTCAAGCCGGAGGACCGCAAGAAAAAGGTCGTCGGTGTCGTGGCCCGGGGGTGTACGACCCGGTCGATCGTTCTGTGTCTTCAGGAAAGGCAGTATGAACGGGACGAGGTCGTGATCCTTGGCGTGCCCTGCACAGGTTATATCGAGCGCAAGAAATTTTCCGCCGCCCTGGGAGGGGAAGAGGTCCTCGATGCGGCGGTGTCGGGTGACTCCATCACCGTGAAAACCGCCGCCGGCGATAAGAAACTGGCCCTGAAGGACGCCCTGGCGGACTGCTGCCTCACCTGCCGCTTCAACAATCCGGTGATCTCGGACGTGATGCTGGGAGAGAAGGCCCCGCCTATGGATGCAGACCGGGAATACGACGAGGTGACGGCCTTCGAAAACCTGCCGATCGAGGAGCGCTGGGCCTATTTCACGAAGGAAATGGCCAAGTGCATCCGCTGCTATGCATGCCGCCAGGCCTGTCCTTCCTGCTACTGCGCCATCTGTTTCCAGGACCAGAGCCAGCCGCAGTGGGTCGGCATCGGCGAGGACGCCACCGACACCCAGGT contains the following coding sequences:
- a CDS encoding zinc-dependent alcohol dehydrogenase family protein, encoding MKAMILKGISSLRENPAPLEPADVPHPEPGDGEVLLRVSACGVCHTELDEIEGRTTPPRFPVIPGHQVVGRVVGHGRGAERFPAGERVGVGWIYRACGRCSFCLEGNENLCPGFEATGRDTDGGYAEYMTVPEAFVHPLPPAFTDVEAAPLLCAGAIGWRSLRLTGLRNGQRLGLTGFGASAHLVLRLVRHRFPDTPVFVFARSDRERAFARELGAVWAGDTADTAPERLDAVIDTTPAWRPVVEAMRNLAPGGRLVINAIRKEEGDKTALLALHYPEHLWMEKEIKSVANVARRDISEFLAMAAEIPIRPEVQAYPLAEANRALVELKEGKIRGAKVLVMGD
- a CDS encoding NAD(P)-binding protein gives rise to the protein MDKLGTSPCKASCPTHISVQGYVALIATGKFKEALKLIKKDNPFPIVCGRVCNHPCETACMRGKVDEPIDIMHLKRFVADLDLKDETRYIPEKKESKGKKVAIVGAGPAGLTCAYYLAAEGYDCEVFESLPVAGGWLAVGIPEYRLPKDVLKAEIKVIEDLGVKIHLNRPVGKDLPFAQLQKDFDAVFIGCGTVNSSKLNIPGEDMQGVIHGVDYLKRVNLGEKVFLGDKVAVVGGGNVAMDAVRTAIRTGSKDVFILYRRSRAEMPASPEEIEEALEEGIKMEFLVAPKRVVGENGKVTGIECTRMELGEPDASGRRRPIEIKGSEFVVPCDALIPAIGQEADLDFVPAESGISINKWKNFDVDAVTFATNVPGVFAGGDVVTGPQTVVKAVFAGKEAAVSIDRYLQGEDMAAGRAKDWTKDLADKADVSAVPKAPRAKYPHMKPDERRTNFQEVGIGFGEEEAVREAQRCLACGICSECYQCVDACIAKAINHDDTFEEETIEVGAVIAAPGFETFDASIRGEYGFGTYANVVTAIQFERILSASGPYFGHVQRISDGKEPRKIAFIQCVGSRDTSCGNSWCSSVCCMYATKEAIIGKEHAKDLEPTIFFMDIRAHGKDFDRFVNRAKNEYGIRYVRSMPSSVKELQQSKNLLMKYVTEDGKLVEEEFEMVVLSVGLTPPPEAAKLAKALGINLEEHGFCQTALDNPVQTSRSGVFVCGAFGGPKDIPETVMEASSAAACAAGLLSERRGTMITEEELPLESDIRGVGPRTGVFVCHCGINIGGVVNVPEVVEYAKSLPNVVFATDNLFTCSQDTAVKMGEVIKEQNLTRVVVASCSPRTHEGLFQENCEKAGLNRYLFEMANIRDQDSWVHMHEPEAATEKAKDLVRMSIAKAQFLKPLKPGQLNVNKNVLIIGGGLAGITAALSFADQGFKSYIVEKKPSLGGNYANLYFTLEGLDTKKHLTGLIDRVKKNDLITVFTGTEIAKIEGFIGNYKTTVKTKDGEEQFEHGVVIVATGGYELETKEYLYGQSDRVLTQRELEKLIAEKDAKAAAAKSVTMIQCVGSRIPERPYCSRYCCSEAIKNALKLKEADPEKDVTILYRDIRTFGLKEDYYKKARELNVKFVRYDEDRKPEVRTEGDKVVIRLLDPILNETVEFKTDLLALSVGTVPNPENEEIGKMLKVPTNQDGFFLEAHVKLRPVDFATDGVFMCGMSHAPKLSEDSIVQANAAVSRACTILTKDFIEAEGKTAYVNKERCAACGLCEVNCPFRAIAVDLAEGCAVVNTVLCKGCGVCTASCRMNAVDLNGFNNEEVLAQIAAM
- a CDS encoding mandelate racemase/muconate lactonizing enzyme family protein, which produces MKIDRIELFHVAVPLPKPFWPSWIPGYPQTVNRFTLIRLTTDGGLQGLAAGMAFEREREGLGGLIGPYLIGLDPTDIDLVRRRLREVGYLGWRNYWIEAACWDIRGKAEGKPVWALLGGTDDRPVPVYASTGEVHPPAQRAGEVLRLREMGFRTVKLRVHSATIQEDIAQVEAVRRAVGDTMEIGVDANQGWPVTIIEKPPIWDLERATGFARACKDLNVSWLEEPLDMYAWDELAELRRLALVPIAGAELNAGWQEYRIMLEKGSFDIYQPDATMGGGIGDSKKVLDACMAQGLDFSPHTWTNGLGFLINLHLYAASPRKHPLEYPYEPPAWIPEYRDGILAEPIRVSPEGTVELPKGPGLGIVLDEDRLAHYGEKFFEITPGGIAAKAIREKGLFTAIKLAMKKGK
- the hslO gene encoding Hsp33 family molecular chaperone HslO; translation: MTKSSIQKEPAGSRLVRAISEDGAILALACDTTEPAARSAGRHGASPVAAAALGRALTGGALLASLLKEGQSVALKFEAEGPLGRIVAEAERNGHVRGYVQNPGADVPDREGKLDVSGALGTNGFLTVLKDLGLKEPYQGIVRLCSGEIAQDIAHYLLDSEQIPSAVALGTYVEADGRVSAAGGFLVQSLPPPDPDAVERIASRLEAMPPVTTLLRQGKTPEDLLRDIFSDIPFRILETQPLTLRCSCSRSRIERVLVSLGVQELKEMLEERGEAEVSCQFCRTVYRFSREELAELIGRIA
- a CDS encoding radical SAM protein, with translation MALPLIKVVQLTLTNRCQLNCGHCGVAELRSVMPGELTLEQIDDVFRDLRLAGCLVVDLFGGEPTLRKDLFEIIRRGKSSGFMMSLETNGWLLDGAFVRGLEAAGLDQIYLSLDDYRPEEHDRRRGRAGSFERAVRALELGAATSMAVHVSIVPQTAEFFTGGDMNRFMAFVLEKGAGKVRLLLPRFSGRSARPDGSPFAARRERDLFACIAPEYAPHIYVHTPGTPVGETNKCTAKNIFCHIMSNGWIAPCPYLPLVFGDATRESVVEVFERMQSHPLVRLGGDTCPMRNPDYIEEHIRPMGPGRPFYPIASENQVNLGAPCPPDCRGCDAAGRPSRRPAEAVIRDLQAVDPNYRSIEFYGGDALLRADLIGILGRVPSGADIRLWTTGSWLPEDPGFRERLRSFPVRAIRVMMPLDDAGTPGGLGGALGRIRSVQGLGIPVHLYMPADAPAELHRVMAENAVRLGVERIYLFQRDPAAPLPNAAACFGRALGRARLAWTARPPA
- a CDS encoding radical SAM protein, with protein sequence MPDPGASQKPGIFVFNPSRRCAPGAYLFTQAVRFFLLNGHPPVRDVREAGIILVNSCCVTEGKIATSLAALEVARAHGKGKTVVFLGCLAGLPDAPFDPEGVLCIGPKELDLLDARFPHRISVRAAAASRLPPEFFLSGQHLGPQDSFLFIGQGCVNGCSYCNIRRAKGGLASVPVDSILSRARRGLEQGVRDFALLADDCGSYGRDVGSDLVDLAGRLLGLDGGLTLKLSYVFPAFVEERFDDLAPLFATGRIRYANIPLQSGSQRILGLMNRRYPIGRVVERVQRLREIAPGSLLCTHVLVNFPTETREDFRASLALADAFNDTYFLHYSDNRGTPAALLEPKVQTEEALWRLDAAADYVNARGRGVVIRDFDCDLPYNLSRDRGA